GGAGGTGGCGAACGGCTCGCCGCCCGCCTGCCAGATCATCGAGGTGGCGAAGCCCGCGTCGCCGGTGTCGTTGGTGATGTACGCGTCGGGGTTCGCCGCGTGGATCGTCTTGGCCGCCTCGTAGTACTCGTCCCACGTGGTGGGCACGGCGACGCCGGCGGCATCGAACACGGCCTTGTTGTAGAACAGCGCCATGGGGCCCGAGTCCTGCGGCAGGCCGTAGATCGCGTCGCCCTCGGTGACGGAGTTCCATGTCGAGGCGGTGTAGTCGTCCTCGAAGTCGGCGAAGCCGTACTGCGAGAGGTCGACGAACGCGTCGCTGAGAGTGAACTGCGGGAAGGCGTAGTACTCGATCTGCACGACGTCGGGGGCGCCGGAGCCGGCCTTGATCGCGTTCTGGAGCTTGGTGTACTCGTCCTTGTTGGTGCCCGCGTTGACCACGTTGACCTTCACGTTCGGGTACTCCTTCTCGAAGGCCTCGACCTGGGCCTCCGCAGACGGCGTCCACGACCAGTACGTGATCTCGCCGCCCTTCTCGAGAGCGGCCTCGACGGAGTCGAACGAGCCGTCGCCGGCCGCGCCGCCGCCGGAGTCGCCGGCGCTGCATCCCGCCAGCGCGAGCGCCGCGACGGTGCCGGCCGCGAGCACCGTGAGGGTGCGTCGGGCGGCGGGGGAGGGAAGGTGCTTCATTGCTGTGTCCTTTCGGGGGTGCGGTCCTTCATCGGACCGACGTCTTCGGTGCAGAGGGTGCCGGGAGCTACTGCTTGACGCTGCCGGCGGTGAGACCTGACTGCCAGAAACGCTGCAGCAGCAGGAAGGCGATGACGATCGGGACGATCGTGAGCAGCGAGCCCATGATCACGAGGTTGTAGATCGGCTGGGAACCTGCGCCGATGGCCTGCGCGCTCCACTGGTTGAGCCCCACGGTGAGGGGATACCAGGCGGGGTCGGAGAGCATGATCAGGGGCAGGAAGTAGTTGTTCCAGGTCGCGACCACGGTGAACAGGGTCACAGTCACGATGCCGGGAGCGAGGAGCCGCATCGAGATGGTGAAGAACGTGCGGAACTCGCCGGCGCCGTCGATACGGGCGGCCTCGAGCAGTTCGGTCGGCACCGATTCCGAGGCGAAGACCCAGATCAGGTACAGCCCGAAGGGACTGATGAGAGACGGGATGATGACCGCCCAGGGCGTGTTCGTGAGGCCCAGCTCGCTGAAGAGCAGGAACGTCGGCACGGCGAGGGCGGTGCCGGGCACCGCGACGGCACCGAGGACGACGGCGAAGACGGCGCGCCGTCCGGGGAAGCGGTACTTCGCGAGTCCGTAGCCCGCCATGGTCGCGAGCAGGGTCGCCCCGCCCGCACCCACCACGACGTAGAGGAGGGTGTTGCCCAGCCAGCGGAGGAAGATCCCGTCCTGGTAAGAGAACGTGGCGACGAGGTTGTCGAAGAAGGCGAAGTCGTCGGAGAACCACAGGCCGAACGAGCTGAACAGTCCGGACTGCGTCTTGGTCGAGCTGAACAGCAGCCACACGAGCGGCACGAGCGTGTACAGCGCGTAGGCGACCATGACGATCAGCAGAGTCTTGGACTTGCGCGGGGTGAGCAGGTCGTGGCGCTTCTGCGAAGGGCGGGCGAGGGGGAGTGCCATGTCAGCGCACCTCAGACTTCGAGCCGCGCAACTGCACGACGTAGGCGATCACCGCGGTGATGACGCCCATGATGATGGCGATCGTCGCGGCGTAATTGAACTGCTGTCCCGCGAACGAGAGGTTGTACGCGTACATGTTGGGGGTGAAGTACGTCGTGATCACGTTCGGGGCGAGCGGACGCAGGATGTTGGGCTCGTTGAAGAGCTGGAAGCTGCCGATGACCGAGAAGATCGTCGCGATCACGAGGGCACCGCGGACGTTCGGGATCTTGATCGAGAAGATCGTGCGCCACGCTCCGGCGCCGTCGAGCGACGCGGCCTCGTACATGTCGGTCGGGATCGTCTTGAGCGACGAATAGAAGATCAGCATGTTGTAGCCGACGAACTGCCAGGTGACGATGTTGCCGATCGAGACCAGAATCCATTCCCTGGCGAACGGGGTGATGAGGTCGCTGCCGAGGAAGTCGTTGAAGTTCGAGGTCAGACCGAACTGGTCGCCGTAGATGTATCCCCACATCAGCACCGCGACGACGGCGGGCACCGCGTAGGGCAGGAAGATCAGGATGCGGAAGAACGCCGCGCCCCGAAGCCGGGCGCTGTCGAGGGCGAGTGCCGCGGCCAAGGCCAGGACCAGCATGATCGGCACCTGCACCACGAGGAACAGCACGACACGGCCGAAGGCCTCCCAGAACTGGGGGTCGGTGAGTGCGCGCACGTAGTTGTCGACCCCGACGAAGGCGGTTCCGCCGATGAGCTTCTCCTGGAAGAAGCTCAGGTAGAGCGCGTACGCGAGCGGGGTGAGGAACACCAGGGTGAAGACGACCATGAAGGGGCCGACGAAGGCCCATCCCTTCCAGTCGCGCTTGTCGCGCCGGCGGGTGCCGTGAGCCGCCGGGGCGACGGAGTCGTGTGTCGTCATCGACGAGAACCTTCTTACGGATCGGGCGCTCACTGCGCCGTGTGTCAACGTCAACATATTCGACGCGCTGCTAGTGTGTCAACGTCAACACATGAATGGATGATCGATCGTGACTTCGGGACAGCCGGCAGAGCCGCCGCAGCGGCGGAGAGATCCGTCGATGGAGGATGTCGCGCGCGAAGCCGGGGTCTCCGGGCAGACCGTCTCACGTGTCGTGAACGCGCGCGGGTATGTGGGCGCGGCGACGAGGGAGCGCGTCGAAGACGCCATGCAGCGACTGGGCTACCGGCCCAACAGCGCAGCGCGCGCGCTGAGGTCGGGGCGGTTCCGGGCCCTCGGCGTCATCATGTTCTCGTTCAGCTCCTACGGCAATCAGCGCACTCTCGACGCGATCGCCGTGCGCGCATCCCAGCGGGGCTACGCGCTGACCCTCATCCCCGTCGAGTCGACGGCGAGGGACACCGTCGCCGGAGCGTTCCGCCGGCTGGAGGAGCACGCTGTCGACGGCATCATCATCGTGATCGAGGCCCACCAGCTCGATGAGGCGGAGGTCGAGATCCCCGACGGGATGCCCGTGGTGCTGGTCGACTCGAACCGCGGAGATGCGCACCCCTTCGTCGACACCGATCAGGCCCAGGGGGCGCGCCTCGCCACCGAGCATCTGCTCGAGCTCGGGCATGCGACCGTCTGGCATGTGGCGGGGCCTGCGAAGTCCTACTCCGCCGAACGTCGCCGGGAGTCCTGGGCGCAGACGCTCGAGTCACGCGGCGTCGTGGCACCCGAACCGCTGCAGGGCGACTGGTCGGCGGAGTCGGGATATCAGGCGGGGCTCCGTCTGCGCGACGACGAAGGGGTCACCGCCGTGTTCGCGGCGAACGACCAGATGGCGATCGGCGTCGTCCGGGCGTTCCGCGAGGCCGGACGCGACATCCCCGGCGACGTCAGCGTGGTCGGATTCGACGGTCTGCCCGATGCCGCCCAGCTCTGGCCGCCGCTGACCACCGTGCAGCAGCACCCCGAGAAGGTCGGCGCGCTGGCCGTCGACGCGCTGCTCGCCGAGCTCGACGGGGAAGCGCGCGCGCAGACCCCGCTCGTGGGCACCGAGCTCATCGTGCGCGAGAGCACCGCGCCGCCGCGCTGACCGCAGTCTCCGTTCCTCAGCCGCGCAGGTCGCGCACCACGAGGGCCGTGCGCAGTGCCGCATCCGCGGCCTCTGCGCCCTTGTCCTCCTTCGAGCCCTCGAGCCCGGCGCGATCGAGGCCCTGCTTCTCGTCGTCGAGGGTGAGCACGCCGAAACCGACCGGCTTACCCGCGTCGAGCGACACCCGGGTGAGCCCGTCGGTTGTCGCGGCCGACACGTACTCGAAGTGCGGGGTGCCGCCGCGGATGATCACTCCGAGGGCGACGACGGCATCCGCCCCACCCGCGAACGCAGCCTGGGCGGCGACGGCCAGCTCGAACGACCCGGGCACGCGGACGAGCCGGTATGCCGCATCCGCCTCGTCCAGGACGCGCTGCGCCCCGGCGATCAGCCCGTCGGTGATCACGTCGTGCCATGTGCCCGCGACGATGACGACCTTGAGTCCGCCTCCGTCGATCTTCTCGGTCCTGGGTGCTCCTGCGCCGCTCATTGCTCGTCCTTCCGTCCGTCGGCGAGAGCCTCTGCGAGCTCCGCCTCACCGATGATGTGACCCATCCGGTCACGCTTGGTCTCCAGATACTGGTGGTTGTTCGGGCCGACGCCCACGATCAGCGGCACCTGCTCGACGACATCGAGACCGAGGCTGCGCAGCTGGTTCACCTTGTCGGTGTTGTTGGTCAGCAGGCGCACCCTCGAGACGCCGAGATCGGTGAGGATGCCGGCCGCCGCCGCGTAGTCGCGCGCATCGGCGGGGAGGCCGAGCGCGAGGTTCGCATCGACGGTGTCGAGGCCCTCCTCCTGCAGGCTGTACGCGCGCAGCTTGTTGATCAGGCCGATCCCGCGGCCCTCGTGACCGCGCATGTAGATGACGATCCCGCCGTCCTTCTCGATCGCGTCCAGCGCGGCGTCGAGCTGCGGACCGCACTCGCATTTCAGCGAGCCGAAGGCCTCACCCGTCAGGCACTCCGAGTGCACGCGCACGAGGGCCGTCTCGCCCGGCTCCCCGGAGACCACGGCGATGTGGTCGGTGCCGGTCACCCTGTCCTTGTAGGCGAGGAAGCGGAAGGTGCCGTGCGTGGTGGGGACCGTGGCATCCGCACGCAGGCTGACGCGACGGCTCGCGCGCTCGGCGGACCAGCCGGTGGGGTCGCTCTCGGTGAGGTGCGCGATCAGCTGCTCGATCGTGATGACGGGCACGCCGTCGCGTTCGCCGAGCTCCAGCAGCCCGGGTAGACGCATCATGCTGCCGTCCTCGGCGACGACCTCGGCGATCGCGCCGACCGGCCGCAACCCCGCGAGCTTCATCAGGTCGACCGCGGCCTCGGTGTGTCCGCTGCGTTCGCGCACGCCGCCGTCGACGGCGCGCAGCGGCAGCACATGCCCAGGTCGGATGATGCTCGTCGCGGTCGAGGCCGGGTTCGCGAGCACGTTGAGGGTGTGCGCGCGATCGTGGGCGCTGATTCCCGTGGTCACGCCCTCTGCGGCGTCGACGCTGACGGTGTACGCGGTCGACCTGGCATCTTCGGAGGCGGCGACCATGGGCGGGAGGTTCAGGCTGTCGGCGAGATCCGTCGGCATCGGGGCGCAGATGAATCCCGATGACCAGCGCACCGTCCAGGCGATCCACTCGGGTGTCGCGAGCTCGGCGGAGAGGATGATGTCGCCCTCGTTCTCGCGGTTCTCATCGTCCGCGACGAGTACCGGGCGCCCGGCACGGAGGGCTTCGAGGGCCTCGGGGATGGTGGAAAGGCTCATCGTGAGCCTCCTTCCGGTGCTGCCCGGAACGCCAGCAGGCGCTCGACGTGACGGGCGAGGATGTCGGTCTCGAGGTTCACGCGGTCGCCGACCGCGCGGACTCCGAGGGTGGTGGCGGCGAGGGTCTCGGGGATCAGCGAGACCTCGAGCCAGTGCTCTGCCGCGTCGGCGGCGCTCACGGCGCTCACGGTGAGCGAGGTGCCGTCGATCGAGATCGATCCCTTGTCGACGACGAGCGGGGCGAGGTCGTCGGGCAGTCCGATGCGCAGAACGCTCCATTGCTCGCCGGGCCGGACTTCGAGGACGAGGCCGACTCCGTCGACGTGCCCCTGCACGATGTGTCCGCCCAGGCGAGCGCCCACCGGCATGGCCTTCTCGATGTTGACCCGGGTGCCCACGCTCGCCCCGCCGAGGGCCGCGACGTCGAGTGTCTGCTTCATGACGTCGGCGTCGAAGGTGTCGGGCGTCGAACCCACGACGGTCAGGCAGACGCCCGAGACGGCGATGGACTCGCCATGAACGGCGTCGGACGCGGCGCGCGGAGCGCGCACCGTCAGGCGCCATCCGTCGCCGGCGGGCGCGATCGCCGTGATCTCGCCGATCTCCTCGATGATTCCCGTGAACATCAGGCGACTCCTTCTTCGGTGCGCGGATCGGTGTGCGGATCGGTGTGCGGTTCGGTGCCGAGCGTGGATGCTGTGTCGAGCGTCGATGCCGTGTCGAGCTCGGGATGCGCGACGGCCAGCAGGTCGACGCCCAGCGGCACCCACTCGTCGATCGTCAGCCGGTGCGCGCCGCCGATCGACGTGACGCCGATGTCGGTGAGGGCGAGCCGATCACCGCCCAGCAGTACCGGGGCGAGGTAGACGAGCACGCGGTCGGCGAGGCCCGCGGCCACGAAGGCGCTGGCCAGGGTGGGGCCACCCTCGACGAACACGCTCTGGATCCCGCGCTCGTGGAGGTCAGCGAGGACAGCGGACAGATCGTGCGTGTCGTGGAAGATCGGCGGGTGCGGATGGCGGCGGATCGCGGCGTCGTCGGGTGTGGGGCGCGCGCCGATCACGACGGGGACGGGCTGGTGCGCGTACAGCGTCTCGCCGTCGCGTGCCGTGAGCGAGGGGTCGTCGGCGCGCACGGTGCCCGTGCCGACCACGATCGCGTCGGCGAGAGAGCGGCGGCGGTGCACGTCGGCGCGGGCGACGGGGCCGGTGATCCACTGGCTGGTGCCGTCGGATGCCGCGGCCCGGCCGTCGAGCGACTGCGCCCACTTCACGGTGACGTGCGGGCGCCCGAGATGCTGCGCCGTGAGCCATCCGTCGATGATCGCGTGCGCGGTCTCGGCCTGCTCGCCGGAGTCGACGCTCACTCCCGCCGCCCGCAGCCGCTCGGCTCCGCCGCCGGAGACCTCGCCGGGATCGTCGAGGGCGTAGACGACACGGGCGACGCCCGCCTCGATGAGGGCGAGAGCGCACGGCCCCGTGCGGCCCGTGTGGTTGCAGGGTTCGAGAGTGACCACCGCGGTCGCGCCTCGGGCAGCATCCGGTGCGAGCTTCGAGAGCGCGTCGACCTCGGCGTGCGGGGTGCCCGCACCGTGATGCCAGCCCTCGGCGAGCACGTTGCCGTCGGGGGAGAGGATGACCGCGCCCACCTGCGGGTTCACACCGCGGGGGCCGAGCGCCGCGAGCTCGAGCGCTCGGGTCATCGCCCGGCGTTCCGTCTCGTTCACTGCCATCCGTCGTCCTCTCTGAGGCTCCGGGGATTCCCTCGAGGGGAGAGGCAGACAGAACGTGCGCGCAGCCGCGCACCGTGCTGCCTCCCTTCCGGACTAGCGAGGCTGGGCCTCGCACCACCGTCGGTCCCGGAATTCCACCGGATCGGCATCTCGGAGAACCGAGACGCTCGCGGACTGTCACCGCCGGTTCGGATTCTCACCGACCCCGGAGCACGTTGTTGCTCTGAGTGTACAAGGCGCGTCCTGGTGCATTTCATTCCGCGTCGGCGTGCTACTTGAGCAGTCGAGACAGCCGACGATCCGCGAGCGGCTTGCCGCCGGTCTGGCAGGTCGGGCAGTACTCGAGCGAACGGTCGGCGAAGAAGACGCTGCGCACCGTGTCGCCGCAGACGGGACAGGCCTCGCCTCGTCGCGCGTGCACCTGCATCCCGCGCCGTTTGGCGTCTTTGAGGTCGGCCGGCGGCTTGCCCGACGCCTCGGCGATCGCCTCGGTGAGGGTGGACTGCATGGCGGTGAAGAGCCGATCGACCTCCTCGTCGCCCAGCGTGGCGGCCATCGCATACGGCGACATCCGAGCGGCGTGCAGGATCTCGTCGGAATACGCGTTGCCGATCCCCGCGATCACGCTCTGGTCACGCAGCAGACCTTTGATCTGGGTCCGGCGACCGTCGAGCAGCCCGCCGAACACCTCCCGGGTGAAGCCGGTCTCCAGAGGATCCGGTCCGAGGCGGGCGATGCCGGGCACCTGCTCGGGGTCGCGCACCACGTATACAGCGAGGGACTTCTTGGTCCCCGCCTCCGTGAGATCGAAACCGCTCTCGTCGTCGAGCCCCACGCGCACCGCGATCGGCGACTTGCCCGGCTTGATCGGCGTCGTGGGCAGCGTCTCGTACCAGCGCAGCCACCCGGCCTTCGCGAGATGGAACACGAGATGCAGGTCGGTGCCGCACGAGAGCACGATGAACTTGCCCCGCCGCGAGACACCGGTGATCTTCGCGCCGTGCAGTGCGGTGTTCGGCGGGTCGTAGGTCTTGAGGGCGGCGATCGCGCCCACGCTCGTGCGGATGATGGTGCGCCCCACCGCTCGCTCCTCGAGGAACGAGGTCAGGCCCTGGACTTCCGGCATCTCAGGCATGCGCCCATCCTGCCACCCACCGCCGACACCCGGCCAGGGCAGGCGGATGCTAGAGGATCGGCCACTCCGCAGGGGCGCGGTCGTCGGTCGCGAGGAGGCCGCCGAACCAGCCGTCGTCCCGGCCGCGATCGCTGGTGAGAGCGCTCCTCCCCAGGCCCTCGTAGCGGAAGCCGAGGGCTCGCGCCGAGCGGGCCGAGGCGATGTTGCCGGCGACGGCGCGCCACCCGATCCTGGCGAGGCCGAGCTCCTCGAATCCCCAGTCGATGACGGCGCGGGCGGCCTCGACAAGGTAGCCGTGGCCGCGCGCCGGGGCCGCGACCCAGTAGCCGAGCTCGGCGTCCCCGCCGGTGTGGTGCTCGTGGATGTGGTGCAGCCCGATCGAGGCCACCAGCTCGCCGTCGCGATATGCGCACCAGATGGTCTGACTGCCGTCCGCCCACCATTCCCCGATCAGACGGACATATCCTTCGCCGTGCTCCCGCGTGTACGGGCTCGGCACGGTCGTCCAGCGCGGGATCTCGGGGTCCTGGCACGCTGCCGTGATCGCCGCGACATCGGACGCGTCCGGCGTGCGCAGGACGAGACGTTCCGTGGTGAGGATGACCGGTTCCATCCGTGCATCCTATGAGGGGAGAGGCGAGTGCCTGAGCTGCGGACCCCGTGTCGGTGGCCGCGGCTAGGCTTGTCCGGTGACTGTGCCGGGGATTCTGCGCGCCTTGGAAGAGGCCTCTCTTTTTCGTGATGCCCTGACGTGGGCCCAGACCGACGCCGACCTCGGCCTGGTCGACGGGCTCGACGCGCCGACGCTCGCGGGGCTGCTCGACAGGCGGCGTGCCGCGGGGCATCCGGCAGCGCTGCTGACCGTCGTGCCGACGGGGCGACGGGCCGAGAGCCTCGCCGCGGCGCTCGCCGCGTACATCCCCGATGCCGAGGTCGTCACCTTCCCGGCGTGGGAGACGCTGCCGCACGAGCGACTCAGCCCCAGCCCCGACACCGTGGGCCAGCGCCTGCAGACCCTGCGTCGCATCGCCGACTGGTCGGGGGACCACCCGCTGATCGTCGTGGCGTCGGTGCGCGCGGCGCTGCAGCCGATCGCCGGGAACCTCGGCGAGATCCCCCCGCTCGACCTCAGGGCGGGCGGACGCGGCCATGAGCTCGAGCGTGTCGTCGAGCAGCTGGTCGAGCGCGCCTACTCCCGCGTCGACATGGTCTCGCGACGTGGCGAGTTCGCGGTGCGCGGCGGCATCCTCGACGTCTTCCCCGCGATCTCCGAGCACCCGTTCCGCATCGAGTTCTTCGGCGACGAGATCGATCAGATCCGAGCGTTCTCCGTCGCCGACCAGCGCTCCCTCCCCGGGGCGATCGAGGCCGTCGACCTCCCGCCGAGCCGCGAGCTGCTGCTGACCCCCGACGTGCGCGATCGCGCCCGCGCGCTGATCGCCGGGTTCCCCGCGATCGCCGGCATGCTCGAGAAGATGTCCGAGGGCATCCCCGTCGAGGGGATGGAGTCGCTGCTGCCCGCCGTCTCGGGGCCGCTCAAGTCGCTCGCCGAGTATCTGCCCGAGGGCAGCGCGACGGCCGTCGTCGACCCCGAGCGTTCCAGCGCCAGGGCGATCACGCTCGGTGAGACCAACCGCGAGTTCCTCGACGCGGCGTGGAGCGCGGCCACCTCCGGCGCCTCGGCGCCCATCGACCTCGGCGCCGGGGACTTCCTCACCATCGCGCGGCTGCGCGAGGTCGTCCGCGACCGCGGTGGCGTGTGGTGGCGGCTGAGCCCGTTCGCGATGGGCGGCGAAGACGCCGAGACGATCGACGCGACGGTGATCCCCTCGTTCCACGG
The sequence above is a segment of the Microbacterium sp. Root553 genome. Coding sequences within it:
- the ribH gene encoding 6,7-dimethyl-8-ribityllumazine synthase, translated to MSGAGAPRTEKIDGGGLKVVIVAGTWHDVITDGLIAGAQRVLDEADAAYRLVRVPGSFELAVAAQAAFAGGADAVVALGVIIRGGTPHFEYVSAATTDGLTRVSLDAGKPVGFGVLTLDDEKQGLDRAGLEGSKEDKGAEAADAALRTALVVRDLRG
- a CDS encoding Fpg/Nei family DNA glycosylase; translated protein: MPEMPEVQGLTSFLEERAVGRTIIRTSVGAIAALKTYDPPNTALHGAKITGVSRRGKFIVLSCGTDLHLVFHLAKAGWLRWYETLPTTPIKPGKSPIAVRVGLDDESGFDLTEAGTKKSLAVYVVRDPEQVPGIARLGPDPLETGFTREVFGGLLDGRRTQIKGLLRDQSVIAGIGNAYSDEILHAARMSPYAMAATLGDEEVDRLFTAMQSTLTEAIAEASGKPPADLKDAKRRGMQVHARRGEACPVCGDTVRSVFFADRSLEYCPTCQTGGKPLADRRLSRLLK
- a CDS encoding ABC transporter substrate-binding protein yields the protein MKHLPSPAARRTLTVLAAGTVAALALAGCSAGDSGGGAAGDGSFDSVEAALEKGGEITYWSWTPSAEAQVEAFEKEYPNVKVNVVNAGTNKDEYTKLQNAIKAGSGAPDVVQIEYYAFPQFTLSDAFVDLSQYGFADFEDDYTASTWNSVTEGDAIYGLPQDSGPMALFYNKAVFDAAGVAVPTTWDEYYEAAKTIHAANPDAYITNDTGDAGFATSMIWQAGGEPFATSGTDVTIDLQDDGSKKWTENWNRLVEEDLLAPYSSWSDEWFRALGDGSLATLVIGAWMPGNLITGAPDGAGDWRVAPMPTYDGTPASAENGGGGQAVTSQSKNPELAAGFLWWLNNSEDSISTFLESGGFPSTTAELSSEEFLADAPEYFGGQKINEVLAAAADDVVEGWSYLPYQVYGNSIFGDTVGQSYQNGTDLNEGLTTWQDALVEYGNSQGFAVNK
- a CDS encoding riboflavin synthase, whose amino-acid sequence is MFTGIIEEIGEITAIAPAGDGWRLTVRAPRAASDAVHGESIAVSGVCLTVVGSTPDTFDADVMKQTLDVAALGGASVGTRVNIEKAMPVGARLGGHIVQGHVDGVGLVLEVRPGEQWSVLRIGLPDDLAPLVVDKGSISIDGTSLTVSAVSAADAAEHWLEVSLIPETLAATTLGVRAVGDRVNLETDILARHVERLLAFRAAPEGGSR
- a CDS encoding GNAT family N-acetyltransferase, which encodes MEPVILTTERLVLRTPDASDVAAITAACQDPEIPRWTTVPSPYTREHGEGYVRLIGEWWADGSQTIWCAYRDGELVASIGLHHIHEHHTGGDAELGYWVAAPARGHGYLVEAARAVIDWGFEELGLARIGWRAVAGNIASARSARALGFRYEGLGRSALTSDRGRDDGWFGGLLATDDRAPAEWPIL
- a CDS encoding LacI family DNA-binding transcriptional regulator, which produces MEDVAREAGVSGQTVSRVVNARGYVGAATRERVEDAMQRLGYRPNSAARALRSGRFRALGVIMFSFSSYGNQRTLDAIAVRASQRGYALTLIPVESTARDTVAGAFRRLEEHAVDGIIIVIEAHQLDEAEVEIPDGMPVVLVDSNRGDAHPFVDTDQAQGARLATEHLLELGHATVWHVAGPAKSYSAERRRESWAQTLESRGVVAPEPLQGDWSAESGYQAGLRLRDDEGVTAVFAANDQMAIGVVRAFREAGRDIPGDVSVVGFDGLPDAAQLWPPLTTVQQHPEKVGALAVDALLAELDGEARAQTPLVGTELIVRESTAPPR
- a CDS encoding carbohydrate ABC transporter permease; protein product: MALPLARPSQKRHDLLTPRKSKTLLIVMVAYALYTLVPLVWLLFSSTKTQSGLFSSFGLWFSDDFAFFDNLVATFSYQDGIFLRWLGNTLLYVVVGAGGATLLATMAGYGLAKYRFPGRRAVFAVVLGAVAVPGTALAVPTFLLFSELGLTNTPWAVIIPSLISPFGLYLIWVFASESVPTELLEAARIDGAGEFRTFFTISMRLLAPGIVTVTLFTVVATWNNYFLPLIMLSDPAWYPLTVGLNQWSAQAIGAGSQPIYNLVIMGSLLTIVPIVIAFLLLQRFWQSGLTAGSVKQ
- a CDS encoding bifunctional 3,4-dihydroxy-2-butanone-4-phosphate synthase/GTP cyclohydrolase II gives rise to the protein MSLSTIPEALEALRAGRPVLVADDENRENEGDIILSAELATPEWIAWTVRWSSGFICAPMPTDLADSLNLPPMVAASEDARSTAYTVSVDAAEGVTTGISAHDRAHTLNVLANPASTATSIIRPGHVLPLRAVDGGVRERSGHTEAAVDLMKLAGLRPVGAIAEVVAEDGSMMRLPGLLELGERDGVPVITIEQLIAHLTESDPTGWSAERASRRVSLRADATVPTTHGTFRFLAYKDRVTGTDHIAVVSGEPGETALVRVHSECLTGEAFGSLKCECGPQLDAALDAIEKDGGIVIYMRGHEGRGIGLINKLRAYSLQEEGLDTVDANLALGLPADARDYAAAAGILTDLGVSRVRLLTNNTDKVNQLRSLGLDVVEQVPLIVGVGPNNHQYLETKRDRMGHIIGEAELAEALADGRKDEQ
- the ribD gene encoding bifunctional diaminohydroxyphosphoribosylaminopyrimidine deaminase/5-amino-6-(5-phosphoribosylamino)uracil reductase RibD; the encoded protein is MAVNETERRAMTRALELAALGPRGVNPQVGAVILSPDGNVLAEGWHHGAGTPHAEVDALSKLAPDAARGATAVVTLEPCNHTGRTGPCALALIEAGVARVVYALDDPGEVSGGGAERLRAAGVSVDSGEQAETAHAIIDGWLTAQHLGRPHVTVKWAQSLDGRAAASDGTSQWITGPVARADVHRRRSLADAIVVGTGTVRADDPSLTARDGETLYAHQPVPVVIGARPTPDDAAIRRHPHPPIFHDTHDLSAVLADLHERGIQSVFVEGGPTLASAFVAAGLADRVLVYLAPVLLGGDRLALTDIGVTSIGGAHRLTIDEWVPLGVDLLAVAHPELDTASTLDTASTLGTEPHTDPHTDPRTEEGVA
- a CDS encoding carbohydrate ABC transporter permease is translated as MTTHDSVAPAAHGTRRRDKRDWKGWAFVGPFMVVFTLVFLTPLAYALYLSFFQEKLIGGTAFVGVDNYVRALTDPQFWEAFGRVVLFLVVQVPIMLVLALAAALALDSARLRGAAFFRILIFLPYAVPAVVAVLMWGYIYGDQFGLTSNFNDFLGSDLITPFAREWILVSIGNIVTWQFVGYNMLIFYSSLKTIPTDMYEAASLDGAGAWRTIFSIKIPNVRGALVIATIFSVIGSFQLFNEPNILRPLAPNVITTYFTPNMYAYNLSFAGQQFNYAATIAIIMGVITAVIAYVVQLRGSKSEVR